Below is a genomic region from Enoplosus armatus isolate fEnoArm2 chromosome 10, fEnoArm2.hap1, whole genome shotgun sequence.
aaaagaaaaagtcaaaataaaatcaattttcaATTTACTTCAATGGGAGCTGTGTAGAAATAACATTAAACATAACCTTGGATGGCTGATCTCTAAAAGGCTGTTTGCAAAAATGAACTATGAAATGTCCAGCATCGAAAAGATAACATTAACTTTAAAACTATCCAATTCTTTCAGGAGTTTAGAACCCAGTAAAGACTACCTAGGTCATCAAGACGTCATTCTTCACTTTTCACCTGCTTGGGCTCGCGCTAATTTGGACAATTTAGAGATTTGAGTCAAATACCATCCAACGACTTTTCTGCAGACCTTGTTTTCACCGTGGCTTTTCATCCTGGCCTTCGACAGAATGAACTGTTACATTTTCTGCTGCCTTCAAAGCCCTTATTATGAGTTGTGGAGTTTGTACCCTCAAGGCCTGAAGCTATCGGGGGGGGGAATTTCACAGGAACATTGTAAAATATCTATATCTAACATTCTTAAAAGAAAGTGGTCTTGTAAAGCCTGTCAATGAGTGTCATCAAGAAAGGTCTGATCAAATCTGAACATCACTTCATCCTTTAGCTTTCAACCATCTGGCCTTGAAGTATTAAGTATTGATAGGTGGATTCAGTTACTCTGTCTTTGAAACCTAGCATACTAAAAATTTCATCAGATGTATTATTTTgtgagcttttctttttgtgctcTATCCAAAagggtttctctctctcatggcCAGGGTACCATGGGCGGTGCCCATGCTGTTACTGCTGGTGCTCCTCTCTCCCGGGGTGTCCTCGGCCCCCGCCCAGCACCTGTGCGGCTCCCACCTGGTGGACGCCCTCTACTTCGTATGTGGAGAACGGGGCTTTTTCTACAGTCCAAATCGACCCCACAAGCGGGATGTGGAACATCTGCTCGGTAAGGCCACATCAACTCTGGGAGCAGTTCTGAATTCTTTGGTTTTGACTTGTGTAAAATAAGTTCTAATTGCATCCCCTTGATGGTGGGAGTTCAGAAAGGAACAGCATGACATTGCCCCGAAACCCCAGGCTGACTCTGACCACAATGTTCAAAGTTCAGACTCAGTCTAATGAGAACACCAATTTGGATTCTAGCTGGAGGAAAATGTTTAGACAACATGCTGCAAACTTCCCTGAACTAAACCTATGTCCGAACCTTCATTAGGGTGCAAAGCCCGTCTCCAGCCTCTTTTAAATTCAGTGATGTGGCCATACTTTTGCTGGCTTATTGTTGCTCTCAACATCTATGATGTGACAAATGCAATAATCACAAATCTTGTGAAATCCACAAATTCCTCATTACGTTATTCCCAAAACGCATTATTTGGATGTTCCGCCTCAAACGTTCTATTGATGTTTTGAAGTTAACTTTAGAGGTGTAAGCTATGATATGCCCCTGTTGGAGCTCCGTCATATCTCCTCTTGAAGTAGAGACTAACAAGACTAAATGGATTGGGGAGATCAGATTACCTAGCCATTAAGTCTCCATTAAAGTGTGAACAGTCCAAATGGTAGTTTGAGGAACTGGAGGTTTGCACACCAGCAGCAGGACTTAACACGGGGCTATGGAAACTTTCTCCACTTCAAAAGGGTTCCTGTCTAAAAGGGCCAGACAGGAGCAGCGGCTGTGGAGGACTCTGTCTGACCACGATGAGCCCAAGGTGAAGAGAGGCATCGTGGAGCAGTGCTGCCATAAGCCATGCAGCATTTACCACCTGGAGGGCTACTGCGACTGACACTCCACAACTAGCACCACTCATAGCttgtagaaagaaaaaaaagtcaatttctGGCCCAAGACTTGCTGGCTATGTCTTATCAACTGAAGGAAATAAAGCTTCATGACCTATAACCCAGGGCTCCTCTCTGCAAAGATGTGAATTTGTTCTTTGTAGCTAGTATATATAGTGTGGATGAAATAGGGCTGGTAATAGCATTTTGCTTTACTCCAACCTGTGGCTGCAGTCCTACAGTGCTCTCTACTGGCCGAAGACAGACATGGCCAAGAAGAcccaagcaaaaaaaaaaaaaaaaaaaaagcacacatttttacatttggaaAGTAAATAAATCTGTGCAACATTTTTGTTTAAGAAGAGCATtaaaatctgtctttatttacaAGGAAGAAAGATTTATAAAAGAGCTATCCCACATGAAGTAGTTACTGGTTCTGCTACCCTAAGAATTGCTAAGGAAGGTAGAAGGATAAAATCCCCAAACGTTTATGCTGACTATGCTTCTGTTCTCTGGAACCTATTTCCTCattattttcaaacacacacacacacacattttttaaaatccatATGTCCTCACTATGTAACAAATTGACACAAAAAAATGGTGTAAAACATCAGAATGTGGGAATACCGTTAACAGTTAAGAATGATCAATTACTGATAAAACTGATGCAGAATTATTAGTACAAATCCAGATTAAAAAGCCTCTGAGTTAGAGACTGATAAGTATTCAAAAGGCCAAATCATAGAAATTAAATTTGGCAGCTAATTGGTTGTCAGTTGTCGTCTGGTTGAAGAGCTCCGTTACGCATCAAttcctgacaaaaacaaacaaagaattaGACTTCAGCACAAATATCTCAGCAATGGCAAAAATCAAATAACTCCAAACTTCTGCTCCTATATAGGTTCAGGGTGTTGCAGTGAGACTCACTTTAAGGGGTTCAGTTGTTTCAGTTTGCATATTCTCCTTGTCGTGTTGGAAAGCTTTGCTGGGATCAAACCTGCGGCGAGGAGCACCAGGGAGCTTTGACTTCAGCTGCTCCAGATCACTCTTTTGCCGGCTCACCTGAGACCGCAGCTTAGAcacctcctacacacacacacacacacacacacacacacagccagaaaaACGAAATGTGGATGAAGTACAGGCACTTGAGCATTGAGACAAAACGTGCGTGTGTGGGGTTTGAGAAGCAGACAGTGGTGCTGATGCATCACCTGTTTTAGGGCGATATTCTCATCTTTCAGCTTCATCACATGTTTGATCTTCTGCTTCTGGTTCTGGTGGCCCAGCAGGCGAGCGTACGCATCATTCAACTTGTTTAACTCCTCCTGGTTCGCTCCATTTTCATTAAGTAGTGCATTTCGCTCTGCTGCAAACGCATTGAGCTGTTCCTGTGGGCACACATCAACATGAACATTGAGAGGCTTTAACTCATCCATTTGTTTCCACTTAGACCTGCAGGAATTGATTGCTTTGGCCACTTGGGTTCAGCTCAaccagctgtaaacacaacaatgacataCAGCATTATCACCTTTATATggcgaacatgttagcaaacaacatgcccatttacacatccagaCATGGAGCAACTGCATTCATTTGGGGTATTTCTAGCCAGGAAATAGAACTCAAAGTCCTGAGGGAAATCATCCAGCTCTTCGCTATGTTTACCAGCTGGACACTAACTTCATCAGTCTGCTGTTGTcggctgttttcagcaaaaaaacaaacaaaaacaaaaaacagtgttCTGGGGACGGAAACAAGCAGGGAGACTGAATCGaaacagtgaagctgcagcctgtaaaaccaaaccaatgagctgaaagacactaaaatgctcCTTAAAGCTGAGTGTAACAGCAGAGAATAGTTATCTGTGGTTTTGTTAGTATTTTTTTCCCAccgttaatataaaaatattaatgagTGCAGCTTAAATGAAAGATGATCTGGGCTACTTAAACTTATGTGGACACGACTGACCTGGAAGGGCCTGACTTTCGCAAACAGCTCCTCATATTGTTTCCTCCAGTGTTCCGTCTCTGACCTTGGGGAGctaagaagaaagaaatgacaagTTAAAGCTTGCAaattgtgaagaaaaaaaagggagaaagaaacaataaaaaaatccaATCTTGCTCACCTTTTCTCCCGTGcttcagttatttgtttttggAGTTCCTGTCgctgctcctccatctcccactgCAACGTAACCTTTTCCTGTGCGAGTACCTCTACCTGCGCCTGCAGAGCTCGTCTGTCTTGTCGTTGTTCTTCCAGCTCACGCTGCAGAGCCAGTGTCTTCTCCTCCGTAAGGTCTAATTGGGCCTGGAAGCTCAAACCCCCTTGTTCAACCTCATCCAGGCGAGACTGAAGctgctttctctcctgctctgccaTGTTTAGTTGATTTTCAACAGCAAGCCTGGTCTGGTCCTTGAGCTCTACTTGAGACAGAAAATTCCTCTTTTCCTTGTCTACTCTCTCAAGCTCGGTCTGTAGTCTGAGCACCTCTGacctgacctgctggtggtctTTCCTTTCAACCTCCAATGCCCCCCTTTCCTCCTGAAGGGCTGTCTGGATTTtaactctctcttctctttcttgttgGAGCTGCTCCattatttcccctttttcctgGCAGACCTCCTCTCGCAGCTCCTGtgctttttccttctccttttgGAGCAGAGTGATGCTCTGACCTCTCTGTTCCTCTAGTTGCCCCAatgcctcttctctctcctttatcTGCAGCTGTAGCTCCTGCTGTAGCTGACTGATCAGGGCAGTGTGGCTCGCCTCCGTggccttcatctcctcatcttttTGTGCAAGGCGAGTCTTCACCTCCAGCAACATCCTATCAAGTCAGGGAAAAAAGGgaatattaaaaaagaaaagaaaaggtggaaTAGTGACAGTTATTTCAACACAGACTGAAAGTGAATTTGAAGCATACCTTGAATTCTCCTCCCTGGCTTTCACTTCAGCTAACTGTCTCTCCTGGTGGTCCTCTAACCCCTCCTTCATGCCATTgatctcttcctccttctgttgAATCACTttgtccatctcctcctccatctgctggGTCACTCTCTCCACCTCCGCTTCCAGCGTTTTCTGTCTTCCCTCTGCTCCCTTCAGAGCCTCTTTGGCGCTGAAAAATAAGACAAGCAGCCTGTGAACTGTACACGCTGACAGAATGTTAAGCTGAACACAAATCAAACTGACTCCATTCCAGGAATACTTCAAGAAACACTGAGGCTCGAGCGCTCACCTTTCCAGCTCTGTGACAATGTCAGCCATCTTGCCCAGTGAGCTGGTGTGCGCCTCTTGGAGTTCTCTCATGGCGGCTAAATGCTCCTCTTTTAAAGCAGCCACATCATTGCTCTTACTAAAAATGACAAGCACAGTTTGGATGTGTTGAAAGTAGGTATCTTGACTTTACTGCTCTAAAACACAGAACTAATCATAAGCTTTCACATCCTTTTATTTCGGTAATTTTACAAAACTCTAATGCTTGTGGAAATGTAagttaaaacaataaacattttctaaaatacTGGTCCATGATGTCAGTACATCAATACAAAAGTCTTCCGTCAATGATGAATTTGCACAACAGAGTAGTgctttaataatgtttttgtaagcagagctgaaacaattggcCAATTCAAATagtcatcaataataataataataataaatcatttcagTCTTACAAGCAAAACATGCCAAATATTATCTGGTTcctagcttctcaaatgtgactatttgctgctttgtttgtcATGCATGATGGTAAACTGACTATGTTTGGGCTCTGGACTGCTGGTCGGAAAAAATTAGACATTCAAAAGGAGTCCTCCTGTATTGTGTTCTCTACTTTACagcatttcatagactaaacaattatcGAATAATccagaaaacaacagatttttttAGTTGTAGTTCAAATTTGACACAAGATGTTTGTTGActatttttccctctgtctctacTCTCAACTgtctaatgaaaacaaaaaacaacatgttccCCTCCAAGTGCCCTGGTGCCCCTCACATTCCAAAGAAGAGGTAGTGAGGTGGCTCACAAACTTGAAACTGGTCATAAACAGAAATAGACAGCGACCTACTGTCTGTGTCAGACCCGTGACAGACTGGCAACCTGTCAATTATTTTTCTCTACTTTGTACTCGGTGAATGCTGGGACATGCTCCCAGCTGTCTGTGGCTCTAAATAGTAACAGACAGGCAGTGgcaaacaaatttaaaaaaagctgttttgcaAGTGTGGTGGAGAACGTCTTTCTTGTATGACTTCCAAACAAATCTTGATACTTGAGCTGGAAATGGAAGTTTTACctttaccttttcttttcttatcagTATGCTTGGCCTTCGGTTGCTCACCTCTCCAACAGTGCCCTGGTATCACTCAGCTGTCTCTCCAGCTCGCCgttttcctcctgcagcctctggAGGGCCTCCTCACTACTCTCCGCcacctcctgcctcctctgctcctgATCCTCCAAGAGAGCGAGCTCTCCCagcacctcctccagctcttcctttAGCTGTCTCAACttctcctcagactcctccctctcctgctccaccAGCACAGACAGGGAGTCCACGAGTGCctgcagaagagagaaaagagtcaGTTACAGCTTTAGGCGATTCTGCACTGAATCGAAAAAGAATGGCTCatgtaagacagaaaaaaacgtTTGTGTAACCTTCTCTTTGGTCAGTTCCTCGGTAAGAGTAGCATGTTCTTGCTGGAGCTgatcctgtctctttctctcatcttttttaGCCTCCTTTAGTAGGACGAGCTCCGTTTTCAACTCCTCCACTCTCCTCAGCCCCTGCTCCTGAGTCTtgcctaaaaaacaaaaaatatatatacacatcacATAGCCATCAATTTACTTTTGCAATTCAAATTAACATGGCGATAGGATCTTGGCGAACGTACTTCTCTCTTCCTCAGAGAACAGATACCTCTGTTCAAGATGCGCCACTCTCTCATCCAGctccttctctgtcctcctgagCACCTCCCTCAGTCTAGCAAGCTCTGCCTCCTGCTGTCGAACTGTCGCTTGAGAGTCTTGAACTTCTTGGTTGGCTGACTTTGTTTGCTCCTTCATGTCGCTCGCTGACTTTTGCAAAGacttcagctccagctcttGGTTCTCCAAACTCTTCTCCACTCTCACTAATGCTTTCTTTGACGCCTGCAGCTCTTGCTGGTACTTCTgcgcctcctcctctttttgtctcAGCACATCTCGAGTGGTTTCTAACTCAGACTCTAGTTGCCTgtggaaaagtgacaaatgaGTGTCATGGTATACAGTTGAGATCTAACTTGCTTGGCTTGAACCATTAGGTATTTGCTTACTTCACTTTCTCCACCTgggaaagagaaacagtgtTCTCCTGTGTCTTCTCTTGGAGCTTCAAGCGGAGAtcctacaaaaatacaaacgGTTCATGCATGTCTTTCAAAAAGTATGACtagaagagggaagaaagatgTCCACTTCTGTAAGATTTGCTCTTATAGGCCTAGTATATACCTGGATCTGGTCATTGGCTTCGTCCAGGTATCCCTGCACCACTCTGATCTCCTCCCTCAGCTCCCGTATCACAGCTGGAAGAATATAACACACAATTATGGGTGGAAGTATAAGGAAGCAGACCCGCCAAACACAAGCAGGAGCACCGTTACCTGTGATGTTTATTTGTACATCAAGGGCAATaatacagacaaacatgcaTCTGTGCATAAGGCAGGCTGGAAAATCTGGCAACTGTGTGTCAAGGAAAAACCAGGCCATACACAGAACTTACCATGCAATCTAGCAGTCTCGTTCTCCAGCTCTTCATTCTGGGTTTTGGTCAATTGATGAAGGTTCTctgtaaaaaggtaaaaatcacAATACAGCCCTGGTTACTTCATCATTGCTGTTCATCTAATGTGTATGCTTTATACATGCAAGCATGTTAATTTCACTAGCAGCACTTTATGTGTTACCCATGTCTTTATTCCTGTCCTTTAGAGCAGTGACAGTAGCTCTGGCAGCTTGGAGATTAGTTTCGAGCACCTTCAGTTGGCCTTCTGTGTTAACCTGCAGGATACTTAATTCctggacggacacacacacacacactatacataAGCATCAGCATCTACTGCAGCTGAAAATGGGCTCATAAACTCTGAAGATGAGGgattttattaaataataaaggaAGTAAGTGTACATAAGTCATACCTTGTTTTTAACATCCAAAGTGTTCCTGGCCTCCATCAACTCCATTGTGAGAGAATTGATTCTCTTTTTTGTAGTGTCAGCAGAAACCTAAAAAACATGTACTCAGTCACACTTTCTGTGCAGCACTGctaagaaataaaaagcaccTAAGACACATCTCATCCAGAAGTAATCAAGACAAGATGTTTCTAAATACACTAAAGcctaaatataaacataaaaaaacaaacaagcacacctTGTTTTTTAGGAACTCGTTGACTTTCTTCAGCTCAGCCCGCTGTCTTTCAAGGGTGGTAACATTGGCAGCAAGGCCTGTCTTCTCCctgacagcagccagcagcttgGCCTCCACcttcttcagttcctcctcTACAGCCAGCAGGCGACGGTCCTGCTCCCCTCGCTGCTGAACCAGGGACCTTATCTGGAAGGACACAAAGCTAAGGTCATGAATACCTGTAGTAACAGgaacaatgacaatgtgaacATCTGCTGATGTTGCTTAGTTATGACTAAAGGACACAAGCCACTGATTACAGAAGACTAATGATAAGATTTCTGTGGTAAACATATAGCACAAATGTTCCTTTCATGAAGTGTACCTCTTTCTCC
It encodes:
- the hmmr gene encoding hyaluronan mediated motility receptor → MSFSRAPLKRFNENVGCAPPPGSYEIKPGDLKGAASFDKSDRFRLLKAAALPPPSPSRNALMSPVRRTLSVDGLVEGSSVKKEKNCMTMERKQQKLLEKEIRSLVQQRGEQDRRLLAVEEELKKVEAKLLAAVREKTGLAANVTTLERQRAELKKVNEFLKNKVSADTTKKRINSLTMELMEARNTLDVKNKELSILQVNTEGQLKVLETNLQAARATVTALKDRNKDMENLHQLTKTQNEELENETARLHAVIRELREEIRVVQGYLDEANDQIQDLRLKLQEKTQENTVSLSQVEKVKQLESELETTRDVLRQKEEEAQKYQQELQASKKALVRVEKSLENQELELKSLQKSASDMKEQTKSANQEVQDSQATVRQQEAELARLREVLRRTEKELDERVAHLEQRYLFSEEERSKTQEQGLRRVEELKTELVLLKEAKKDERKRQDQLQQEHATLTEELTKEKALVDSLSVLVEQEREESEEKLRQLKEELEEVLGELALLEDQEQRRQEVAESSEEALQRLQEENGELERQLSDTRALLESKSNDVAALKEEHLAAMRELQEAHTSSLGKMADIVTELESAKEALKGAEGRQKTLEAEVERVTQQMEEEMDKVIQQKEEEINGMKEGLEDHQERQLAEVKAREENSRMLLEVKTRLAQKDEEMKATEASHTALISQLQQELQLQIKEREEALGQLEEQRGQSITLLQKEKEKAQELREEVCQEKGEIMEQLQQEREERVKIQTALQEERGALEVERKDHQQVRSEVLRLQTELERVDKEKRNFLSQVELKDQTRLAVENQLNMAEQERKQLQSRLDEVEQGGLSFQAQLDLTEEKTLALQRELEEQRQDRRALQAQVEVLAQEKVTLQWEMEEQRQELQKQITEAREKSSPRSETEHWRKQYEELFAKVRPFQEQLNAFAAERNALLNENGANQEELNKLNDAYARLLGHQNQKQKIKHVMKLKDENIALKQEVSKLRSQVSRQKSDLEQLKSKLPGAPRRRFDPSKAFQHDKENMQTETTEPLKELMRNGALQPDDN
- the insb gene encoding preproinsulin b, whose amino-acid sequence is MARVPWAVPMLLLLVLLSPGVSSAPAQHLCGSHLVDALYFVCGERGFFYSPNRPHKRDVEHLLGFLSKRARQEQRLWRTLSDHDEPKVKRGIVEQCCHKPCSIYHLEGYCD